From a region of the Mercurialis annua linkage group LG1-X, ddMerAnnu1.2, whole genome shotgun sequence genome:
- the LOC126664265 gene encoding dnaJ homolog subfamily C GRV2 isoform X3, giving the protein MPGHRIDPPCGRVLLLPDPQRFKVDMESVSMHLKHLAAAAKDAVAEGGSLPGSRAKLWRRIREFNAFFPYSGVPPNIEVPEVTLMALITMLPATPNLPPESPPLPPPSPKAAATVMGFIACLRRLLASRTAASHVMSFPAAVGRIMGLLRNGSEGVAAEAAGLVATLIGGGPVDPSLLTDSKVDRHATIMHTKSVLFAHNNNVIILTNRLKPMSVSPLLSMAVVEVLEAMICEPHGETTQYTVFVELLRQVAGLRRRLFALFAHPAESVRETVAVIMRTIAEEDAIAAESMRDAALRDGALLRHLLHAFYLPAGERREVSRQLVALWADSYQPALDLLSRVLPPGLVAYLHTRSDSVQPDDADQESSTISRRQRRLLQQRRGRTARGVTSQDQTLPSGNNNEVGDPARQANDGGFKGSENYHKSAVDLHSGHPSSGYTGENISSDVHAARLSQNDHSLPFANTLSTSIHEAAEPSASNSADLDAHVAGPQSTGLPAPAQVVVENTPVGSGRLLCNWHEFWRAFGLDHNRADLIWNERTRQELREALQAEVHKLDVEKERTEDIVPRGATVEMTTGQDSVPQISWNYSEFSVSYPSLSKEVCVGQYYLRLLLDSGSSGRAQDFPLRDPVAFFRALYHRFLCDADTGLTVDGAVPDELGASDDWCDMGRLDGFGGGGGFSVRELCARAMAIVYEQHHNTIGPFEGTAHITVLLDRTDDRALRHRLLLLLKVLMKVLSNVEACVLVGGCVLAVDLLTMVHEASERTAIPLQSNLLAATAFMEPLKEWMFIDKDGAQVGPVEKDAIRRFWSKKAIDWTAKCWASGMVEWKRLRDIREIRWALAVRVPVLTPAQVGDAALSILHSMVSAHSDLDDAGEIVTPTPRVKHILSSPRCLPHISQAMLSGEPNIVEAAAALLKAVVTRNPKAMIRLYSTGAFYFALAYPGSNLHSIAQLFAVTHVHQAFHGGEEAAVSSSLPLAKRSVLGGLLPESLLYVLERSGPAAFAAAMVSDSDTPEIIWTHKMRAENLIRQVLQHLGDFPQKLSQHCHFLYEYAPMPPVTYPELRDEMWCHRYYLRNLCDEIRFPNWLIVEHVEFLQSLLVMWREELTRRPMDLSEEDACKILEISPEDVSSDDAKKKHSFETSEEITSISKQIENIDEEKLKRQYRKLAMKYHPDKNPEGREKFLAVQKAYERLQATMQGLQGPQPWRLLLLLKGQCILYRRYGDVLEPFKYAGYPMLLNAITVDKADNNFLSSDRAPLLVAASELTWKTCASSSLNGEELVRDGGIQLLANLLSRCMCVVQPTTSASEPSAIIVTNVMRTFSVLSQFESARAEMLELTGLVNDIVHCTELELVPDTVDAALQTIAHISVSSELQDALLRAGVLWYLLPLLLQYDSTAEESDKTESHGVGSSVQIAKNMHAAQASQALSKLSGLCIDGSSTPYHAAAANALRALLTPKLASMLKDQLPKDLLTKLNTNLESPEIIWNSSTRAELLKFVDQQRASQGPDGSYDLKDSQMFFYDALSKELFVGNVYLRVYNDQPEFEISEPEAFCVALIDFVSFLVRNQFAVGSDAQNKLDSRSPSVDSSEILNSTVDESFNGDMSDNSSGGSDEKSTDKEELELVKNLKLGLTSLKNLLTSNPSLASIFSSKEKLLPLFECFSVPVASESNIPQLCLNVLSLLTTYAPCLEAMVADGSSLLLLLQMLHCSPSCREGALHVLYALASTPELAWAAAKHGGVVYILQLLLPLQKDVPLQQRAAAASLLGKLIGQPMHGPRVAITLARFLPDGLVSVIRDGPGEAVVSALEQTTETPELVWTPAMAASLSAQIATMASELYREQMKGRVVDWDVPEQTSGQQEMRDEPQVGGIYVRLFLKDPKFPLRNPKRFLEGLLDQYLSSIAATHYDAQAVDPELPLLLSAALVSLLRVHPALADHVGYLGYVPKLVAAVAYEGRRETMSSEEVQNGNSTDKTQESDDGTAPPPQTPQERVRLSCLRVLHQLAASTICAEAMAATSVGTPQVVPLLMKAIGWQGGSILALETLKRVVVAGNRARDALVAQGLKVGLVEILLGLLDWRAGGRNGLCSQMKWNESEASIGRVLAVEVLHAFATEGAHCSKVRDILNASDVWSAYKDQRHDLFLPSSAQSAAAGVAGLIENSSSRLTYALTAPPTHPAPSKSPAPSSMDSNGNREPVS; this is encoded by the exons ATGCCTGGTCATCGTATAGATCCACCTTGTGGGAGAGTTCTTCTACTACCAGATCCACAACGTTTTAAGGTTGACATGGAGAGCGTATCCATGCATTTGAAGCACTTAGCTGCAGCTGCTAAGGATGCTGTTGCAGAAGGTGGTTCCCTTCCTGGTTCAAGAGCTAAATTATGGCGTAGAATTAGGGAGTTCAATGCTTTTTTTCCATATAGTGGAGTTCCTCCGAACATTGAAGTGCCTGAGGTAACTTTGATGGCTTTGATAACAATGCTTCCGGCCACACCTAATCTCCCTCCAGAATCACCTCCCTTGCCACCCCCTTCTCCTAAAGCAGCTGCAACAGTGATGGGTTTCATTGCATGTTTGCGGAGATTATTAGCTTCACGAACCGCAGCTTCACATGTGATGTCTTTCCCTGCTGCTGTTGGAAGAATAATGGGTTTACTTAGAAATGGTTCAGAGGGTGTAGCAGCTGAAGCTGCAGGGCTAGTTGCCACTCTGATTGGTGGTGGTCCTGTGGATCCAAGTTTGTTGACTGATTCTAAAGTAGATAGGCATGCTACAATAATGCACACCAAGTCTGTCTTGTTTGCTCATAATAATAATGTCATTATTCTTACCAACAGATTGAAACCTATGTCTGTATCACCTTTGTTATCAATGGCTGTTGTTGAAGTTCTTGAGGCTATGATATGTGAACCACATGGTGAGACTACCCAGTACACAGTGTTTGTTGAATTGTTACGACAAGTAGCTGGTTTACGGCGTCGCTTATTTGCTTTGTTTGCTCATCCTGCTGAAAGTGTTAGGGAAACAGTTGCTGTCATCATGCGCACTATAGCAGAAGAAGATGCAATTGCAGCAGAGTCCATGCGTGATGCTGCTTTACGTGACGGGGCCTTGCTGAGGCATTTATTGCACGCCTTTTACCTTCCTGCAGGTGAGCGACGTGAGGTCAGTCGGCAACTTGTTGCTCTTTGGGCCGATTCCTACCAACCAGCTCTAGATCTATTGTCGAGGGTTCTGCCTCCTGGGCTTGTTGCTTATTTGCACACACGTTCTGATAGTGTTCAACCTGATGATGCTGATCAAGAAAGTTCAACGATTAGCAGGAGACAAAGGCGCTTACTTCAGCAACGGAGAGGTCGTACAGCGAGAGGAGTTACATCTCAAGATCAAACCTTGCCTTCTGGTAATAATAATGAAGTTGGCGATCCAGCGAGGCAGGCAAATGATGGTGGTTTTAAAGGATCAGAAAACTACCACAAATCTGCTGTGGATCTGCATTCTGGACATCCATCTAGTGGCTACACTGGTGAAAATATTTCTAGTGATGTTCATGCTGCAAGGTTGTCACAAAATGACCATTCACTTCCTTTTGCCAATACTCTTTCAACAAGTATCCATGAGGCTGCAGAACCAAGTGCTTCGAATTCAGCTGATTTAGATGCTCATGTGGCTGGTCCACAAAGCACAGGCCTTCCAGCTCCTGCACAGGTAGTTGTGGAGAACACTCCTGTTGGTTCTGGTCGTCTACTCTGTAACTGGCATGAATTTTGGCGAGCTTTCGGTCTTGATCACAATCGTGCAGATCTTATTTGGAATGAGCGCACAAGGCAAGAACTTAGAGAGGCTTTGCAGGCTGAGGTTCATAAACTAGATGTTGAGAAGGAACGCACTGAAGACATTGTTCCTAGAGGGGCTACTGTAGAGATGACAACTGGGCAAGATAGTGTGCCACAGATATCTTGGAACTATTCTGAGTTCTCTGTGAGCTATCCCAGCTTGTCCAAAGAAGTGTGTGTAGGTCAATATTATCTGCGTTTGCTGCTGGACAGCGGCAGCAGTGGCAGGGCACAAGATTTTCCACTGCGTGATCCTGTAGCTTTTTTCAGGGCACTCTATCATCGGTTTTTATGTGATGCAGACACAGGACTTACTGTAGATGGTGCTGTTCCTGATGAATTGGGTGCATCTGACGATTGGTGTGATATGGGAAGGCTAGACGGTTTTGGGGGAGGGGGAGGCTTTTCTGTTAGGGAGCTTTGTGCAAGAGCCATGGCCATTGTCTATGAACAACATCACAATACAATAGGTCCTTTTGAGGGTACTGCACATATTACAGTTCTTTTAGATAGGACAGACGATAGAGCTTTGAGGCATCGCCTCCTCCTCCTCTTGAAG GTTTTGATGAAGGTTCTGTCCAATGTGGAGGCTTGCGTTTTGGTTGGAGGGTGTGTGTTGGCTGTTGATTTGCTGACAATGGTTCATGAAGCTTCAGAAAGAACCGCCATTCCTTTACAATCTAATTTATTGGCTGCTACTGCCTTTATGGAACCACTTAAAGAATGGATGTTCATTGACAAGGATGGTGCACAAGTTGGGCCTGTTGAGAAGGATGCCATCAGAAGGTTTTGGTCAAAGAAAGCAATTGACTGGACAGCCAAATGTTGGGCTTCTGGGATGGTGGAATGGAAGAGACTGCGTGACATTCGTGAAATTCGCTGGGCGTTAGCTGTTCGTGTTCCTGTCCTCACACCAGCTCAG GTAGGTGATGCTGCATTGTCCATATTACATAGCATGGTGTCTGCGCATTCAGACTTAGATGATGCTGGAGAGATAGTTACCCCAACACCAAGGGTCAAGCATATCTTGTCAAGTCCTCGTTGCCTTCCACATATTTCTCAG GCTATGCTTTCTGGGGAACCAAATATTGTGGAGGCTGCTGCAGCATTGCTGAAAGCTGTTGTAACAAGAAATCCCAAGGCCATGATACGTCTTTACAGCACAGGTGCATTCTACTTTGCACTGGCATACCCTGGTTCCAATCTCCATTCGATTGCACAATTGTTTGCTGTGACTCATGTCCATCAAGCATTCCATGGTGGTGAAGAAGCTGCTGTTTCGTCTTCACTACCGCTTGCAAAACGCAGTGTGTTGGGTGGGCTTCTCCCTGAATCCTTGCTCTATGTACTGGAGCGTAGTGGTCCAGCTGCATTTGCAGCTGCAATGGTTTCAGATTCTGATACTCCAGAGATTATTTGGACACACAAAATGCGGGCAGAAAATCTGATTCGTCAG GTTTTGCAGCATCTGGGTGATTTTCCCCAGAAACTGTCACAGCACTGCCATTTTCTATACGAGTATGCTCCCATGCCACCAGTGACATATCCAGAACTAAGAGATGAAATGTGGTGTCACCGATATTATCTTCGAAACTTATGCGATGAAATTCGCTTTCCTAATTGGTTAATTGTTGAACATGTTGAGTTTCTGCAGTCATTATTGGTAATGTGGCGTGAAGAGTTAACACGGAGACCTATGGATCTTTCTGAAGAAGACGCTTGCAAAATATTAGAGATATCACCAGAAGATGTCTCAAGTGATGATGCCAAAAAGAAACATTCTTTTGAGACTTCTGAGGAGATAACTAGCATATCGAAGCAGATTGAGAATATTGATGAAGAAAAGCTCAAGCGACAATATAGGAAACTAGCAATGAAATACCATCCTGACAAAAACCCTGAGGGAAGGGAGAAGTTTCTTGCTGTGCAAAAAGCTTATGAGCGCCTTCAG GCCACCATGCAAGGCTTGCAAGGTCCTCAGCCTTGGAGGTTACTGCTGTTGTTGAAAGGACAGTGCATATTGTACAGACGATATGGAGATGTATTGGAACCTTTCAAATATGCTGGCTATCCCATGTTGCTTAATGCAATTACTGTGGACAAAGCTGATAACAATTTTCTTTCTTCTGATAGAGCACCTTTGCTTGTCGCAGCATCAGAGCTTACGTGGAAGAC GTGCGCCTCGTCTTCATTAAATGGTGAGGAGCTTGTTAGGGATGGGGGGATACAACTACTTGCGAACCTTCTTTCTCGTTGCATGTGTGTAGTTCAACCAACTACTTCTGCAAGTGAACCATCTGCTATTATTGTCACAAATGTGATGCGAACCTTTTCTGTTTTGAGTCAATTTGAGAGTGCCAGAGCCGAGATGCTTGAGTTAACTGGACTTGTTAACGACATTGTGCATTGCACAGAACTTGAGCTTGTACCTGATACTGTTGATGCTGCGCTCCAAACTATTGCTCATATTTCTGTGTCCTCTGAATTGCAGGATGCCTTATTGAGGGCAGGTGTCCTGTG GTACCTTTTACCCTTGTTGCTTCAGTATGACTCAACTGCTGAGGAATCTGATAAGACAGAGTCACATGGTGTTGGTTCTAGtgttcaaattgcaaaaaatatgcATGCTGCTCAAGCTTCTCAGGCTTTGTCAAAACTCAGTGGTTTATGCATTGATGGGAGTTCAACGCCTTATCATGCAGCAGCTGCTAATGCGCTTAGAGCTTTACTAACTCCTAAACTTGCAAGTATGTTGAAAGATCAGCTACCAAAAGACTTGCTCACAAAATTAAACACAAACTTGGAGTCTCCAGAG ATTATCTGGAACTCTTCAACTCGAGCAGAACTACTGAAATTTGTTGACCAGCAACGTGCTAGCCAGGGGCCTGATGGTTCATATGACTTGAAAGATTCACAAATGTTTTTCTACGATGCACTGTCCAAAGAACTTTTCGTCGGCAATGTTTACTTGAGGGTCTACAATGATCAGCCAGAGTTTGAGATTAGCGAACCTGAAGCATTTTGTGTTGCTctaattgattttgtttcatttcTAGTGCGGAACCAATTTGCTGTTGGTTCTGATGCTCAGAATAAGCTTGATTCCAGAAGTCCATCTGTTGACTCATCAGAGATTTTAAATAGTACTGTGGATGAATCTTTTAATGGAGACATGTCTGATAATTCATCAGGGGGCTCAGATGAAAAATCAACAGATAAAGAGGAGTTGGAACTAGTCAAAAACCTCAAACTAGGATTGACATCACTTAAG AACTTATTGACAAGTAATCCAAGTTTGGCATCTATATTTTCTTCTAAAGAGAAGCTACTGCCTCTTTTTGAATGTTTCTCTGTTCCTGTTGCATCGGAAAGCAACATTCCTCAACTTTGCCTTAATGTCCTGTCTCTCCTGACTACATATGCCCCTTGCTTAGAGGCTATGGTTGCTGATGGATCCAGTCTTCTCCTTTTGCTACAAATGCTTCATTGTTCTCCAAGCTGTCGTGAAGGGGCTCTCCATGTTCTTTATGCTTTGGCTAGCACTCCAGAACTTGCTTGGGCTGCTGCCAAGCATGGGGGAGTTGTTTACATTCTGCAACTTCTCTTGCCTTTACAAA AAGATGTTCCCTTACAGCAGAGAGCAGCAGCTGCCTCTTTATTAGGTAAGCTAATTGGGCAGCCAATGCATGGACCAAGAGTTGCCATAACCTTGGCAAGGTTTCTTCCTGATGGCTTGGTATCAGTTATCAGGGATGGCCCTGGTGAGGCTGTCGTATCTGCACTTGAACAGACAACAGAAACACCAGAGCTTGTGTGGACCCCAGCAATGGCAGCATCTTTGTCCGCACAGATTGCTACCATGGCGTCTGAATTGTATCGTGAACAGATGAAAGGTCGTGTTGTTGATTGGGATGTTCCTGAGCAGACTTCTGGACAACAGGAAATGAGAGACGAACCACAG GTTGGTGGAATTTATGTCAGACTTTTCCTCAAGGACCCTAAATTTCCTCTTAGAAATCCAAAAAGATTCTTAGAAGGGCTATTGGATCAATATTTGTCATCCATTGCTGCCACCCATTATGATGCACAAGCTGTTGATCCGGAGCTTCCTTTACTTCTTTCTGCTGCTTTGGTTTCTTTACTGCGAGTGCATCCTGCACTTGCAGATCACGTTGGGTATCTTGGATATGTACCCAAACTTGTGGCAGCTGTGGCATACGAGGGAAGACGAGAAACAATGTCATCTGAGGAGGTGCAAAATGGAAACTCCACAGATAAAACACAAGAATCTGATGATGGAACTGCGCCACCTCCACAAACTCCACAGGAACGTGTGCGCCTTAGTTGTTTGCGTGTCCTACATCAACTTGCAGCAAGTACTATATGTGCTGAGGCTATGGCAGCAACTAGTGTAGGAACACCACAG GTTGTTCCACTTCTAATGAAAGCCATAGGATGGCAAGGTGGAAGCATACTAGCCCTTGAGACACTAAAACGAGTTGTAGTTGCTGGAAATCGCGCACGAGATGCACTAGTTGCACAAGGACTTAA GGTGGGACTTGTTGAAATACTTCTTGGCCTTCTTGACTGGAGGGCTGGGGGAAGGAATGGACTTTGCTCTCAAATGAAGTGGAATGAATCAGAAGCATCTATTGGCAGGGTGCTCGCTGTTGAG GTTTTGCATGCATTTGCAACAGAAGGAGCTCACTGTAGTAAAGTGCGTGACATTCTAAATGCCTCTGAT GTTTGGAGTGCTTATAAAGACCAGAGACACGATCTATTCCTTCCGTCTAGTGCCCAATCTGCTGCGGCAGGTGTTGCCGGTCTCATTGAGAATTCTTCATCTAGACTAACTTATGCTCTCACTGCTCCTCCAACGCACCCTGCTCCATCGAAATCACCGGCACCCTCCTCGATGGACTCGAACGGGAATCGAGAACCTGTTTCATAA